GTGGTCATCAGTGCTGAGATACCAACAGCGTCAGCTTTTTCTTTGCGAGCCGCATCCATGTAAGCAACAGGGTCAACATCTGAACCAAGGTCTACGACCTTAAACCCGTTAGCCTGGAGGACTATGCCTATGATATTCTTTCCTATGTCATGAAAGTCTCCCTTGACTGTTCCAATTACCACTGTCTTTTGTGCGGCTTCTGCTGATTCGGCAACAAGGTGTTCCTTGAGCACATCCATGATCTGCATAAAAGCATCTCCGGCGATCATCAGGTCGGGAAGGAAGGCTTCAAAGTTTTCAAACTTATCGCCAAGAATTCCCATTTCCTCGGTCAGACCGCCCATTATATCGTGCGGCGCAATACCCTTCTCAATAAGATCTTTTACCATAGCTACCGCTGAATCTCCGTCTCCCTCGATCATGTGCTTACGAACCTGTTCAACTGACATTTCTGATACCTCCGTTAGTGTGATTTTTTCATTATTTTCGAAAAAACTTTTAAACTTGATTTTTTGCTCAATGGACCCATCCTAACAACCCTGCATAAAAACAATGCAAAAAGGCCGGACCACCGACTCATATCCGCCGATTTTCCGACCTTTTTCATAAAAAGTTTTTTGCACTTTTTAACAATCAGGATCTGAAACTATCAAAAATCGTTCTTCCACCCTATCTTTTTTTTCATTTCATTCAAGTTTTCACGATACCACTCAGGGCTTTTTTTGAACAGCTTTTTGGAAACATCTTCCGGGATATTTTCTATAGAATACAGAGAAAGCTTGGACCAATAAAGAAAAGTCTCCCATGTCGGCCTCCCGGTCTCAGAGACAAATTTTTGAGCATGGGAGTAATAACAGACAGCATCATCCCACTCCCCCTTCATTGCAGAGAGGAGTCCCATAAGGCTGTATCCGATACCCCCTCCCTGAAGTCCCCCGCTTTTCTCGGTATGTGTGATCGCGTACAGCTTTTCCATCCTTTGCAGCAGTTTTTCCGCATCATCATACTTACCGTTGAGGATATTGCAAAATGCTGCTTTCGCAAGTGAAAGGCCGAGCCCGCGGTAAATTCCTATTGATTCCCCGATACTGATGCATGTAAGGTAGTAGGAGAGAGCCTCTCTGGTTTTGCCTTCCGCAAGGCAGGCATCACCCCTGAAATGCTCCGCCGCTACAATGCATACCGTATAACTATCGCCCTCTTCCTCCAGCTTTTCAAAAAGAAGCGTTGACATCTGGAGTACTTTGAATGCTATTCCGAACTCTCCCTTAAGTATTGCGGATATACCTTTAAAACGAAGGGCGACTCCCATCCACTTATGCAGGTGATCTTTTATTGAAAGAAGGTAGACCCTGTTCGCGAATGCGGAAAGCCGCCTTTCATCGTCATTCTGTATAGCCAGATAACAAATCTGTACACATGCCTCAACGACAGGTTCCGTCTCTCCGATTTTTATCGCCTTTTCAAGACCTTCCCTCAGTGCGCCTTCCGCGTCCTCGTATTTCCCGCTCCACCATAGCATAGCGCCCCGAAGGATCAAAAGGTCCCTTTCGATCCGCATCATCTCGGGCTTCCTGCCTGAGACCCGCACGATCCTGTCCATTAGTCTGCCGGTCTCTTCGAGAGCCGACTGAGTATAGTCCAAATCTTCCAGGGTCGGTACATATTTCATCAGGTCATGGTCTGCCAAAGTCGGAAAGACCTCGTGCGCCGCTTTGAAGTGCTGTTTCAGCTCCATAACGCGCCAATACAGCTCTTTTTCTTCAAGACCGGCTTCATGTGAATGAAAACAGAGCAGAGAGTATATTTCTCTTTTTCTGTACTGGTAAGGTGATATTCCTGCTTCGAGCACTTCGATGTTTTTGAGGTGCAGGGCCTGTTTTCTGGTAGCGGACATATTTGCCAGGAGAGCCTCCCTGATCTTTACATGGGTAAAGTAATAGATAACATCTCCTTCTTCGTTGTTTTTTTCCTTTACAAGGGCGTTGTTTTTTATGTTTTCGCATATTTTTGAGAGTTGAAGCGGAGAGATGTCCAAAACTTTGCTGATGTTCAGCATTGAGGCATGGTCCGGTTCAACTGCCAGGGCTTCCAGAAAGAGCCTCTCATCCTTGCCTGAGAACTCTATGACGGACACAAAGGGGTTGTTTGATATGATCCCTTTACCGTCTTTTACAGGCAGTCCCGCATTGAGCAGCTGTCTGATGAAGAACGGATTGCCCTCCGTCTGCAAATAGACATTTCGTATGTCCTTCTCTGTCCACGTACTGTCAGGAGCCATTGTGCGGCATATCTGACCTGTCTCTTCAAGGTCAAATCTTCTGAGTGTTATCTCAAACTTCTCAAATGGTTCGGTCTCAAAGGAAGTCCTGAGCATGAACGTAGGCCTTATCTCTTCGAAGCCTGATATTATCAGGTGGAGCGGCGAAGAATAGTCCCACATGATGGTCTCAAGTATCATCCAGGAAGCGTCATCCATCCAGTGTATGTTTTCTACGACAAGGAGCTTTTTCTTACTTTCTTCAGCAGAGGCAGCAACATTCATCCGGACAAGCTCGGCTATCCGCGAGTAGTTCAGCTCACTAAGGGACGAAATGTCTTCAGACTGAGGCAGGGAACATTTCTGTCGCTGCAGCATTTGGATAAAAGGGACCATCGGCCTTTCTTTCTCTTCCTGTGTGCACCTTACATAGTGGCTCTCCCATCCTCTCTGGTTGAGACATGATACGAGCTCATCTATAAATTCAGTCTTGCCGATGCCGTTCTCTCCCCATACCAGCCCGCAGGAGGACTTACCCGAACTTTCAGTCTTTATCATAAAGTCAAGCATCTTAAGGATCTCCGAACTTCTCGAAAGGGGCGTATCGTCAGATGATTTGGGCTGTTTGTCCAAAACGGGAGATTTCTTCTTCACTATTGACGAGATATCTGATAGATCCGTGCAGATACCCAGGTCGTTTTCTATTCTTTTTGAGAATGCGTGGGCTGCGTCAACAGCTTTGACTTTCTGGCCGGTTTTAATGTAAAGCCTGACAAGCTCTCCGTGGATCTTTTCATTATAGGGCTCCCTCTCTGCAAGCAGCTCATAACATTCAAGAGCCTTTTCGCAGGAATCATCTGTCTGGCTCTCAAGAAAAGCGTTCGCTCTTTTCCTGAGGCCGTCTACAAAAAGCTCATGATAATGCTGACGTTTGGGAAAGAGCCAACAGCAAAAAGATTCCAGATCCTCCGCTTCCGGCAGATCCATAAATATTCCGTTGATTTTTATCATCTCATTCAGGGATAACCTGTCGAGGGAAGAAAGCAGGTCCGTGTCCCGTGCTATGTGCAGAGATGGTTTTATTGAAACGACTTCCCTGTTGTTCATCTGCACAGGAATGACTGTCCTGACATAGCTCAGGGCATTGCTGAGGTTCCGGCGGCCTTTTTCTGTCTCCTTGTCAGGCCACAGATATTCACACAGTTTATCCCTGCGGATGTTTTTTTCCTCAATAAGCATAAACGTAAGGAGCTTGGCTTTTAGAAACGGGAAAAGGACTTTGGCCCCGTCTACGAAAAGTTCAGGCACCCCAAGGAGACATGCCTTGTGCTTCATGAGCATTGCCCTCTTTCCGTGGGTATTTACCAGAACATTATAACAGAGCGGATCTGTGGGGTTGCGTTTCTTTTCAACAGACACCGTGTATGCCCCGGAACACTAATAAAAGAATAAGCCCGCCTTCAGGAAGGGCAGACTTATCTAAGTGGGCGCGGAACAGATCCTGTTAAGGGACGGGCACGTGTATTCGGGTCAGATGTTTTTTTCACCTTCGGCATAAAATGGACAGTCTTCCTTGAGACATTCAAGGTTGAATTTGCTGAAGGTGCATTTTACCTTCTCTTCTCTGCCAATATCGATCCCAGTCTGCTCAAAAATATACTCAGCGCCTTCCTGCAGCGCTATCAATGTGTTTCGTTTACAGCACCTGGGTCCTCCGATCTCCGCCATCCTTTTCAGGGTGCGGACAGTGATCCCGTTGCAGAGTCCCCATGTCTCCTTTGACATAGGAGTGGTCCCGGTATGGACGCTCATGAAAATACCTGTCCCTATTGCCGCGCCGCATGCTCCGTAGAAACCGCAGAAAGCGGGAAGGACGTTTTTCGACCTCTTTTCGATCTCAGCCATTTTTTCTTCATACTGCCTCCGGCCTGTTTTCTGAAGACGGCAGACCAGCGTCATAAGAACGGCAGGGACCAGGTAATGGTGTACGAAGTTATGCATCGGAATATCCGTTTCCTGCATAATTGAAATGGCCATCGAACAGGGTGTTGCCGCTGTTTTTTGATCCATATACTCCATGCATTTTTTTGTGACTGTATCAAAACTTCTGTCGTTGTTATTGCTGTCCATAATACACTTTTCCCTCTCTCTGTTTATATCAGCCAAACCTGACTTCAAGCATCCTGAGCCCTTTGGACTCAAACATTCCGGGTATTTCCCGGCGCGCTTTCTTTGTCCTTATGAAAATGGCAAGGTTCCTCGGCATTTCAAAATTTTCATCGGCATCAGAATAGACAGGAGCGGAATTTCCAACTATGTCGAAGACCTTCCATTTTCCGTCGGTATCCTTGAAATATCCCTTCGAACGGATAATGTCGTCAGGCAGATCCCGGAGGATCTCTTTGAACAATACCGGATCACCTTCCCAAAATACGCTGAGCGAGGCAAGCTTATCCGGGGGAGCCAGATGGGCATCCATGTCATTCAGTGTCTTTTCTATGAATTTTTCCCAATCCTCTGTGCAGGGCAGGGCCTGTGCCTTCTCCTCCTCTTGTGGACATACAAAGACATCCCATGGTATGTTGCCGTACAGCGCATGCCTGATCTCTGCCGAAGGGTTAAGGTCTCTGATGTGCTCCTCTATCGAACTCAGTTCTTCTGCAGAGACAAGGTCGATCTTGTTGATTATGACATGGGAGGCTGCCTCTATCTGTTTCGGTACGGCGCAAAAGAGGTCTGCCCAGTCCTCGAATCTTTGGGCATCCGCAACGCAGATATTGCCGCAAAACCTGTAAAAATCATGCAGCATACCATGGCCCAGGTCACGCTTCATGTCGGTGGTATCGGCTACTCCGCTTGCTTCGAT
Above is a window of Synergistaceae bacterium DZ-S4 DNA encoding:
- a CDS encoding cobalamin-dependent protein (Presence of a B(12) (cobalamin)-binding domain implies dependence on cobalamin itself, in one of its several forms, or in some unusual lineages, dependence on a cobalamin-like analog.) — its product is MSVEQVRKHMIEGDGDSAVAMVKDLIEKGIAPHDIMGGLTEEMGILGDKFENFEAFLPDLMIAGDAFMQIMDVLKEHLVAESAEAAQKTVVIGTVKGDFHDIGKNIIGIVLQANGFKVVDLGSDVDPVAYMDAARKEKADAVGISALMTTTMPGQEEFIKLVAETGDKGKYVVCVGGAPTSVEWAERIGADLWSFDAFEFAAKLKDMLG
- a CDS encoding AAA family ATPase, with amino-acid sequence MSVEKKRNPTDPLCYNVLVNTHGKRAMLMKHKACLLGVPELFVDGAKVLFPFLKAKLLTFMLIEEKNIRRDKLCEYLWPDKETEKGRRNLSNALSYVRTVIPVQMNNREVVSIKPSLHIARDTDLLSSLDRLSLNEMIKINGIFMDLPEAEDLESFCCWLFPKRQHYHELFVDGLRKRANAFLESQTDDSCEKALECYELLAEREPYNEKIHGELVRLYIKTGQKVKAVDAAHAFSKRIENDLGICTDLSDISSIVKKKSPVLDKQPKSSDDTPLSRSSEILKMLDFMIKTESSGKSSCGLVWGENGIGKTEFIDELVSCLNQRGWESHYVRCTQEEKERPMVPFIQMLQRQKCSLPQSEDISSLSELNYSRIAELVRMNVAASAEESKKKLLVVENIHWMDDASWMILETIMWDYSSPLHLIISGFEEIRPTFMLRTSFETEPFEKFEITLRRFDLEETGQICRTMAPDSTWTEKDIRNVYLQTEGNPFFIRQLLNAGLPVKDGKGIISNNPFVSVIEFSGKDERLFLEALAVEPDHASMLNISKVLDISPLQLSKICENIKNNALVKEKNNEEGDVIYYFTHVKIREALLANMSATRKQALHLKNIEVLEAGISPYQYRKREIYSLLCFHSHEAGLEEKELYWRVMELKQHFKAAHEVFPTLADHDLMKYVPTLEDLDYTQSALEETGRLMDRIVRVSGRKPEMMRIERDLLILRGAMLWWSGKYEDAEGALREGLEKAIKIGETEPVVEACVQICYLAIQNDDERRLSAFANRVYLLSIKDHLHKWMGVALRFKGISAILKGEFGIAFKVLQMSTLLFEKLEEEGDSYTVCIVAAEHFRGDACLAEGKTREALSYYLTCISIGESIGIYRGLGLSLAKAAFCNILNGKYDDAEKLLQRMEKLYAITHTEKSGGLQGGGIGYSLMGLLSAMKGEWDDAVCYYSHAQKFVSETGRPTWETFLYWSKLSLYSIENIPEDVSKKLFKKSPEWYRENLNEMKKKIGWKNDF
- a CDS encoding DUF5714 domain-containing protein, coding for MDSNNNDRSFDTVTKKCMEYMDQKTAATPCSMAISIMQETDIPMHNFVHHYLVPAVLMTLVCRLQKTGRRQYEEKMAEIEKRSKNVLPAFCGFYGACGAAIGTGIFMSVHTGTTPMSKETWGLCNGITVRTLKRMAEIGGPRCCKRNTLIALQEGAEYIFEQTGIDIGREEKVKCTFSKFNLECLKEDCPFYAEGEKNI